A portion of the Stigmatella aurantiaca DW4/3-1 genome contains these proteins:
- a CDS encoding RtcB family protein codes for MSWLQRLEKVSEGHYVLPKTKTMRVDAHLFLSDKLLYGEGPETPGLEEAVFSQVVNAASFPGVTRVAVTPDCHVGYGVPIGTVVETDGILLPTAAGYDIGCGMVQLKTTLTAEDVADKQKRRRWIDEVTHRIAVGVGASRAQRQRKVDSRTFSEVVRHGAKALGRTNATTERDFIPVEDDRVDIPERASGKRDQLGSLGGGNHFTEMQVDEEGRVWVMLHTGSRGFGWNIAKHFFVEGARALGLSSRSEDFIWLDAETKLGREYWNLHNMAANFAVANRLIIGEAVCAALEEVFGGTADIYYEISHNLIQKEAGKFVARKGATRAFPKGHPSLRKTSWEHTGHPILIPGSMETGSAILFAEEGAEKSIYSVNHGSGRRLSRGEARRVLRQEETDQRMAQAGILLNTRTTPLDESGPCYKNLDDVLETVEMAGLARVAHRLTPVACIKGAD; via the coding sequence ATGAGCTGGCTTCAACGGTTGGAAAAAGTCTCGGAGGGGCACTACGTGCTGCCGAAGACCAAGACGATGCGGGTCGACGCCCACCTGTTCCTGTCCGACAAGCTGCTCTACGGCGAGGGCCCGGAGACCCCGGGGCTGGAGGAGGCCGTCTTCTCCCAGGTCGTCAACGCCGCCTCCTTCCCGGGCGTCACCCGGGTGGCCGTCACGCCGGACTGCCACGTGGGCTACGGGGTGCCCATCGGCACCGTGGTGGAGACCGACGGCATCCTGCTGCCCACCGCGGCCGGTTACGACATCGGCTGCGGCATGGTGCAGCTCAAGACGACGCTGACGGCCGAGGACGTGGCCGACAAGCAGAAGCGCCGGCGGTGGATCGACGAGGTGACGCACCGGATCGCCGTGGGCGTGGGGGCCAGCCGGGCCCAGCGCCAGCGCAAGGTGGACTCGCGCACCTTCTCGGAGGTGGTGCGCCACGGCGCCAAGGCCCTGGGGCGCACGAACGCCACCACCGAGCGGGACTTCATCCCCGTGGAGGACGACCGGGTGGACATCCCCGAGCGGGCCTCGGGCAAGCGCGACCAGCTGGGCAGCCTGGGCGGCGGCAACCACTTCACCGAGATGCAGGTGGATGAGGAAGGCCGGGTCTGGGTGATGCTGCACACGGGCAGCCGCGGCTTCGGGTGGAACATCGCCAAGCACTTCTTCGTGGAGGGGGCGCGCGCCCTGGGGCTCAGCTCCCGGAGCGAGGACTTCATCTGGCTGGATGCGGAGACGAAGCTGGGCCGCGAGTACTGGAACCTGCACAACATGGCGGCCAACTTCGCGGTGGCCAACCGGCTCATCATCGGCGAGGCGGTGTGCGCGGCGCTCGAAGAGGTGTTCGGCGGCACCGCGGACATCTATTACGAAATCTCCCACAACCTCATCCAGAAGGAGGCCGGGAAGTTCGTGGCGCGCAAGGGTGCCACGCGCGCCTTCCCCAAGGGGCACCCCTCGCTGAGGAAGACCTCCTGGGAGCACACGGGCCACCCCATCCTCATCCCGGGCTCCATGGAGACGGGCAGCGCCATCCTCTTCGCCGAGGAGGGGGCTGAGAAGTCCATCTACTCGGTGAACCACGGCTCGGGGCGCCGGCTGTCCCGCGGCGAGGCCCGGCGCGTCCTGCGCCAGGAGGAGACCGACCAGCGCATGGCCCAGGCGGGGATTCTCCTCAACACCCGCACCACCCCCCTGGACGAATCCGGGCCCTGCTACAAGAACCTCGACGACGTGCTGGAGACGGTGGAGATGGCGGGGCTGGCCCGGGTGGCCCATCGCCTGACGCCGGTGGCCTGCATCAAGGGCGCGGACTGA
- a CDS encoding TIGR02266 family protein, with protein sequence MRPPSNTFPRPIATREAELARAEAELSALETRTADQVSRAATEATTLANRLSQVRTELAQAQSEHVEDVSLPEIGARLQAAAIPELAVEVARDRAITARREALEVRTKANEEVQIALHAFLQQTQALTRELAEAETRLKNATEAARLRRQQEEARARQPPPPPPSSRPTGLTRRTSATPVPMSAAPAPSPTAKKARGRVRLQAQIHLNSDSNFFAGFSSDVLTGGLFVATVETVPRGTPVDLDFTLPGGRPHKVSGVVRWLREPNDRMPDLMPGMGVQFQDVPPEVASAISSFVAKREPLFYPD encoded by the coding sequence ATGAGGCCGCCGTCCAACACCTTCCCCCGTCCCATTGCCACGCGTGAGGCCGAGCTCGCGCGCGCCGAGGCCGAGCTGTCCGCCCTCGAGACGCGCACGGCGGACCAGGTGTCCCGCGCCGCCACCGAGGCCACCACGCTGGCCAACCGGCTGAGCCAGGTCCGGACCGAGCTCGCCCAGGCACAATCCGAGCATGTGGAAGATGTCTCCCTGCCCGAGATTGGGGCCCGGCTCCAGGCCGCGGCCATCCCCGAGCTGGCCGTGGAGGTGGCTCGGGACCGGGCCATCACCGCCCGCCGGGAAGCCTTGGAGGTGCGCACCAAGGCCAACGAGGAGGTGCAGATCGCCCTGCACGCCTTCCTCCAGCAGACCCAGGCCCTGACGCGCGAGCTGGCCGAGGCGGAGACGCGCCTCAAGAACGCCACCGAGGCCGCCCGCCTTCGCCGCCAGCAGGAAGAGGCCCGGGCCCGGCAGCCTCCGCCGCCCCCGCCGAGTTCCCGGCCGACGGGACTCACCCGGCGCACGAGTGCCACCCCCGTCCCCATGAGCGCCGCCCCCGCCCCCTCGCCCACGGCGAAGAAGGCGCGGGGGCGCGTGCGGCTCCAGGCCCAGATTCACCTGAACAGCGATTCGAACTTCTTCGCCGGTTTCTCCTCGGATGTGCTCACCGGCGGCCTCTTCGTCGCCACGGTGGAGACGGTGCCGCGCGGCACCCCCGTGGACCTGGACTTCACCCTGCCCGGAGGCCGGCCGCACAAGGTCAGCGGGGTGGTGCGCTGGCTGCGGGAGCCCAACGACCGCATGCCGGACCTGATGCCCGGCATGGGCGTGCAGTTCCAGGACGTGCCGCCCGAGGTGGCCTCGGCCATCTCCAGCTTCGTGGCCAAGCGCGAGCCCCTCTTCTACCCAGATTAA
- a CDS encoding NAD(P)-dependent alcohol dehydrogenase translates to MPTTPAYAAPSAKAPLAPFSVERREPGPHDVLIDIHYCGVCHSDIHQARDEWGGALFPMVPGHEIVGRVAQAGGSVSRYKVGDAVGVGCFVDSCREWSWCRKGEEQYCDRGMNSTYNGRERNGQPTYGGYSTRITVDENYVLRIPESLPLDRAAPLLCAGITTYSPLKSYGLKAGDSLAIVGLGGLGHMGVKLGKALGAEVTVLSTSPSKEKDAKALGAAHFAATSNKDTFQKLARKFDFILDTVSAEHDYNAYLNLLKTDGTMILVGAPETPSKIGAFSLIGRRLKLGGSMIGGIRETQEMLDFCAKHNVASDVEVIPIQKINEAYERMLKGDVRYRFVIDLNSLKK, encoded by the coding sequence ATGCCGACAACTCCTGCCTACGCCGCTCCGAGCGCCAAGGCGCCGCTCGCCCCTTTCTCCGTGGAGCGCCGTGAGCCCGGTCCCCACGATGTGCTCATCGACATCCACTACTGTGGCGTCTGCCACTCGGACATCCACCAGGCTCGCGACGAGTGGGGCGGCGCCCTCTTCCCGATGGTGCCCGGCCACGAAATTGTCGGCCGCGTGGCCCAGGCCGGCGGCTCGGTGTCCCGCTATAAGGTGGGCGACGCGGTCGGCGTGGGCTGCTTCGTGGACTCCTGCCGCGAGTGGTCCTGGTGCCGCAAGGGCGAGGAGCAGTACTGCGATCGCGGCATGAACAGCACCTACAACGGCCGCGAGCGCAACGGCCAGCCGACCTACGGCGGCTACTCCACCCGCATCACGGTGGATGAGAACTACGTGCTGCGCATCCCCGAGTCGCTGCCGCTGGACCGGGCCGCCCCGCTGCTCTGCGCGGGCATCACCACCTACTCGCCGCTGAAGAGCTACGGCCTCAAGGCGGGAGACTCGCTCGCCATCGTGGGCCTGGGCGGGCTGGGCCACATGGGCGTGAAGCTGGGCAAGGCCCTGGGCGCGGAAGTCACCGTGCTCAGCACCTCGCCCTCCAAGGAGAAGGACGCGAAGGCCCTGGGCGCGGCCCACTTCGCCGCCACCTCCAACAAGGACACCTTCCAGAAGCTGGCCCGGAAGTTCGACTTCATCCTCGACACCGTCTCCGCCGAGCACGACTACAACGCCTACCTCAACCTGCTGAAGACCGACGGCACGATGATCCTCGTCGGCGCGCCGGAGACCCCGTCGAAGATCGGCGCCTTCTCGCTCATCGGCCGGCGGCTGAAGCTCGGCGGCTCGATGATCGGTGGCATCCGCGAGACGCAGGAGATGCTCGACTTCTGCGCCAAGCACAACGTGGCCTCCGACGTCGAGGTCATCCCGATCCAGAAGATCAACGAGGCCTATGAGCGCATGCTCAAGGGCGATGTCCGCTACCGCTTCGTGATCGACCTCAACAGCCTGAAGAAGTAA
- a CDS encoding glycerophosphodiester phosphodiesterase, with translation MAGCALALAGCSEDDDSQEPPPPPAPAKALVVGHRGASALRPEHTLESYRKAVEDGADIIEPDLVSTKDGVLVARHENEISGTTNVSEVAKFADRKATKTIDGVQLTGWFTEDFTLAELKELRARERIPQIRPANTQYNDQFEIPTLTEVIALAKQLSEQTGRIIPIYPETKHPTYFQTIGLPLEDRLVTALKADDYTASKATVYIQSFEVANLKALRARLGTSQSNWKLVQLLEVETLRPYDFTVAGDTRTYADLMTEQGMKEIATYANGVGPYKRSIINVDSEGKFMAPTALVRNAHAVNLTVHPYTFRPENSFMPAPLKVAGPDSTRTPAGLIAELHAYLDAGIDGFFTDDPAVGRQAVDSYVP, from the coding sequence GTGGCGGGCTGCGCCCTCGCGCTGGCCGGTTGCAGTGAGGACGACGACAGCCAGGAGCCGCCCCCTCCTCCCGCCCCGGCCAAGGCGCTCGTGGTGGGGCATCGCGGCGCCAGCGCGCTGAGGCCCGAGCACACGCTGGAGAGCTACCGCAAGGCGGTCGAGGACGGCGCGGACATCATCGAGCCGGACCTCGTGTCCACGAAGGACGGCGTGCTGGTGGCGCGGCACGAGAATGAAATCTCGGGCACCACGAACGTGTCGGAGGTGGCGAAGTTCGCGGACCGCAAGGCCACCAAGACCATCGACGGCGTGCAGCTGACCGGCTGGTTCACCGAGGATTTCACGCTGGCCGAGCTCAAGGAGCTGCGGGCCCGCGAGCGGATTCCGCAGATCCGTCCGGCCAACACCCAGTACAATGACCAGTTCGAGATTCCCACGCTCACCGAGGTCATCGCGCTGGCCAAGCAGCTCTCGGAGCAGACCGGGCGGATCATCCCCATCTACCCGGAGACGAAGCACCCGACCTACTTCCAGACCATCGGCCTGCCGCTGGAGGACCGGCTGGTCACCGCGCTGAAGGCGGACGACTACACGGCGAGCAAGGCCACGGTCTACATCCAGTCCTTCGAGGTGGCGAACCTGAAGGCCCTCCGTGCTCGGCTGGGGACCTCGCAGTCCAACTGGAAGCTGGTGCAGTTGCTGGAGGTGGAGACCCTGCGGCCGTATGACTTCACCGTCGCGGGCGACACGCGCACCTATGCCGATCTGATGACCGAGCAGGGCATGAAAGAGATTGCCACCTACGCCAACGGCGTCGGGCCCTACAAGCGGAGCATCATCAACGTGGACAGCGAGGGCAAGTTCATGGCGCCGACCGCCTTGGTGCGCAACGCCCACGCGGTGAACCTGACGGTGCACCCGTACACCTTCCGGCCCGAGAACTCCTTCATGCCTGCCCCGCTCAAGGTGGCCGGGCCGGACAGCACGCGCACCCCCGCTGGGTTGATCGCGGAGCTTCACGCGTATCTCGATGCGGGGATCGACGGCTTCTTCACC